In one Spirosoma rigui genomic region, the following are encoded:
- the lpcA gene encoding D-sedoheptulose 7-phosphate isomerase, with product MLDIIRHELTEAQSVLDTFLNDPANLSAIDDAARLMADALTNGRKIISCGNGGSHCDAMHFAEELSGRYRGDRRSLAAIAISDSSHITCVGNDYGYDAIFSRFVEGLGNEGDVLLGLTTSGNSPNIIRAVEAARSRGMKVVLLTGKDGGKLAGQADAEVRVAHFGYADRIQEIHIKVIHLFILLIEKLVIH from the coding sequence ATGCTCGACATTATCCGTCACGAACTGACCGAAGCACAGTCTGTTCTCGACACGTTTCTGAACGACCCTGCCAACCTTTCGGCTATCGACGATGCCGCCCGGCTCATGGCCGACGCCCTCACCAACGGTCGTAAAATCATTTCCTGTGGCAACGGGGGTTCCCACTGCGATGCCATGCACTTTGCTGAAGAGCTCTCCGGCCGCTACCGGGGCGACCGCCGTTCGCTGGCGGCCATTGCCATCTCCGACTCCAGCCACATTACCTGCGTAGGAAACGACTATGGCTACGATGCCATCTTCTCGCGCTTTGTCGAAGGCCTTGGCAATGAAGGCGACGTACTGCTTGGCCTGACGACCAGTGGTAATTCACCGAACATAATCCGCGCCGTGGAGGCAGCCCGGAGCCGGGGTATGAAAGTTGTTCTATTGACGGGCAAAGACGGTGGCAAGTTGGCTGGCCAGGCCGACGCTGAGGTACGCGTTGCTCATTTCGGGTATGCCGACCGGATTCAGGAAATTCATATTAAGGTTATCCACCTGTTTATCCTGCTGATCGAAAAGCTGGTCATTCACTAG
- a CDS encoding TPM domain-containing protein, which produces MTDTSVNVLTLFSSAVRTLRLAMLVFLLVLPMGIRAQENTATDNGTTADAAIPDKPNPPRLVNDFVGILSSTERAQLEQKLRMYNDSTSSQVTIVIVKTTEPYPIGDFAFQIGRKWGVGQQGKNNGIVIAWATQTRKVYISVGYGLEGAIPDAIAKRIITNQITPAFRQQQYFQGLDAATTEIFQRASGEYKGEPKTDSDEGGGSFLFILIIIFVIVFIIVRRNSGGGGGSNRNRGGGFFPPVFFPTSTYSGWGSSGGGSFGGGGGGGGGFGGFGGGSFGGGGAGGDY; this is translated from the coding sequence TTGACTGATACATCCGTGAACGTACTTACACTATTTTCTTCTGCTGTCCGAACCCTCCGGCTGGCGATGCTGGTGTTCCTGCTGGTGTTGCCTATGGGCATACGGGCGCAGGAAAATACCGCTACCGACAACGGTACGACGGCTGATGCGGCCATTCCTGACAAACCCAACCCGCCCCGGCTGGTGAATGATTTTGTGGGAATTCTGAGCAGTACCGAGCGGGCACAACTCGAACAAAAACTCCGGATGTACAATGACTCCACCTCGTCGCAGGTGACGATTGTCATCGTAAAAACAACGGAACCTTACCCGATCGGGGATTTTGCGTTCCAAATTGGACGAAAATGGGGCGTAGGTCAGCAGGGTAAAAACAACGGTATTGTCATTGCCTGGGCTACCCAGACTCGCAAGGTGTACATCTCCGTGGGCTACGGGCTGGAGGGGGCCATTCCCGACGCCATTGCCAAGCGGATTATAACGAATCAGATAACGCCTGCATTCCGGCAGCAGCAGTATTTTCAGGGTCTCGACGCGGCAACGACCGAGATTTTTCAACGGGCCAGCGGTGAATACAAAGGAGAACCCAAAACTGATTCGGACGAGGGGGGCGGTTCCTTTCTCTTTATTCTTATCATCATTTTCGTCATTGTGTTCATCATCGTACGCCGAAACAGCGGGGGTGGGGGCGGTAGCAACCGGAATCGGGGCGGTGGATTCTTTCCGCCCGTGTTTTTTCCCACATCGACCTACTCCGGCTGGGGTAGCTCCGGTGGTGGCAGCTTTGGTGGCGGAGGAGGTGGTGGTGGCGGCTTCGGCGGTTTTGGCGGAGGCAGCTTCGGGGGTGGTGGCGCCGGTGGCGACTACTAA
- the upp gene encoding uracil phosphoribosyltransferase, with amino-acid sequence MFVFAQQPSLANQYIAELRDVSIQQDRLRFRRNLERLGELMAYEISRTLPYQNSAVQTSLGTAHTQLLRQQPVLGTILRAGLPFHQGFANYFDHAENAFAGAYRGYKPGGDDEFEIEMDYIVSPDLSGKTLILCDPMLATGRSLEKVYHALLRYGIPAQTHIAAVLASPEGVRYVQTQLPQCHLWLGAIDDHLNEHFYIVPGLGDAGDLAYGQKV; translated from the coding sequence ATGTTCGTGTTTGCGCAGCAACCCTCCCTGGCTAATCAGTACATAGCCGAACTCCGCGATGTTTCTATCCAGCAGGACCGGCTCCGATTTCGCCGGAATCTGGAGCGTCTTGGAGAACTGATGGCCTATGAAATTTCCCGGACGCTGCCTTATCAGAATAGTGCAGTACAAACGTCGCTGGGAACAGCCCATACGCAACTACTTAGACAACAGCCTGTTCTGGGTACCATCCTGCGGGCGGGGCTTCCCTTCCACCAGGGATTTGCCAACTATTTCGATCACGCCGAAAACGCTTTTGCCGGTGCCTACCGGGGGTACAAACCCGGGGGCGACGACGAGTTCGAGATCGAAATGGACTACATCGTCAGCCCCGATCTGAGTGGCAAGACACTTATCCTGTGCGACCCGATGCTGGCCACTGGCCGTTCGCTCGAAAAAGTTTACCACGCGCTGCTTCGCTACGGAATTCCGGCTCAAACCCACATTGCCGCTGTGCTGGCTAGTCCCGAAGGGGTGCGCTACGTGCAGACGCAATTGCCGCAGTGCCATCTATGGCTCGGCGCTATCGACGACCACCTCAATGAGCATTTCTATATCGTTCCCGGTCTCGGCGACGCGGGTGATCTGGCTTATGGCCAGAAAGTGTGA